A stretch of DNA from Shewanella sediminis HAW-EB3:
CGGATGAGCAGTTAGATGAGTTGAAACTCGATTATGGTCAGCTATTTTTCGGACCCGAAGAACCCAAAGCCATGCCCTGGGGCTCGGTATACCTGGGAGAGGCGCAACTACTCAACGACAGATCGACACTAGACTTGATAGCCTTCTATAAGCAGCAAGGGATCGAATTTGAGCTGGAGTACAATCAGCCGCAGGATCATATTGCCCTGTTTTTTTCCGTGATCGATCGGCTTCTGGGCCTGTTAGTCGAAAATCCCGATGATGAATCCGTACGACGAACCTTGAGTGTGCTACTGCAGCATCATATGTTGCCATGGTCACATCGCTGCCTCGAGTTGGCCATTGAGCATTCACAAACCGATTTCTATTCAGGCATTGCCCATCTGGCGCTGGACTTTCAAAAGGTATTAGCTGAAGTGTTTCAGGTGATCCCCATGCCGGTTCGTTTGTATCGATAGTTATTGTTATAGAAATTGACGAGAAGGTAATGAGGTTGAGATGAGCGTGATTAAGGCATTTGGCCAGCAACATACTAAAGCCGAGTTTGCCTACCTGTTGCAAGGCTATTTAAGTCAGAGTGCCGAAGTGTGCGAGCTGTTCACCGGTGCCACTAACATGACTACCGTGGTTAATCTTATTGCCGCATTGAGCTATCGGGAGAGTGACGAGCGTTTTGCTGTGACCTCACTCGACACCGAGCTGGTGTTTTCCGTGTTATTCGATGGCTTTCACCTGTTGTTTATCAAAGAGGTTCAGCATGGCTCTTTAAATCAGGCCGAGCATCTTATTCTGCGGTTAACGCAATATTATGCGGCGAAACTCGAAGCTGATTTTGTACCTGAACTAACTGATGGCTCTCGAACAGAGCAGCATCTTGAGCTTAGAAATAAATTAAAGCAGGTGCTTATAGCATCGTCACAACTGGATGATTTATATCTGCAAAGGCGAGGGATGCAGAGTAACATGGGGCGTTAAATCCTATGTTCACATCGAAGGAGTACGCTTATTATTCGATTATTTATCTTCGATATCATATATAAGGTTGTCAATATGGTGATCGGATAGCTGTTCATTTACATGTGTGACTAACTCTAATACACGATTAAAACTACTATCACTAATTGCTGTTTTCCACTCTAACTGTTTTAACTCTTCATTCATCGAATCAAATATTTTGCTAAGTGGCATGTTTATTATGTTTTCACGGAATAGATAATTATTAGCTAATAAAGAAAAGCCTCTTTCGGTGATTGATACCATAAGTAAGCATTCATCAATCTGAGCATCTGATGCCGTCATCTCCCCCTGTTCCCTTGCCATCATTAAGAACTCTCTGTTTAGAGTAAACCAGGTATCCAAGAGCTGTCTGGTTGTCGAGATCCTCTGATGGGATGCGTGCTTCCATACGCAGGGGATTGCGGCCAGGAACTGTACTCCACCTTCATCAATATCCCGATGTTGACGATATACCCAGATCATCTGCATCGCGAGAAAGCGCTCGGCGAAACTATATCTATGCTGACTTATCTCCCGACTGGCCTGAACTCCCCACTTTCCGATATAGCGGTTAAACAGACTCACGGCAATATCTTCCCTATTGGAAAAATAATTATAGAGGGTGTTCACCGAGCAACCTGACTGCCTGGCGAGTTCCAGTAGGCTCAGGGAGAAAAGTCCATTTTCTACTATGGCTTTTTCGGCTGAATCTAATATCGCTGAAATTCGTTGTCTTTTTAAACTGGTTCTGTTGGCCATTAATTTGGTCAGCAAATGTTATTGTGCATTTATTATAGATTATATGGATATTCTATTTCGTGAACTGTTACTCATACTTGTCGTGGTTTGGTGCGATTTGTAGCTTGAATGGATCTATGTCACATTTAAATTAACATTGGTGAAAAGATTCCCCATATTTTAACTTTGAATAGTCACATTAATAAAACCTCTCTGGTCATACAATTTCCCCAAGTTTTGAAATAGCAATTTAGGGCTATTAATTTCAAGGGGATTAAAATGATAAAACTTCTTTCTACTGCGGCTATCCTGCTTTCGTTTGGTGCATCCGCGGCCAGCTTCACTCAAGGTGAGCATTACGTTGACCTGGGTGAGGCGGCGTTCAATGCACCTAATCAAGTGACCAAAGTTTACTCGGTTAACTGCCCATTCTGTTACAAATATGAAAAAGCGGTCATACCCGGTTTTGTTAAAAACTTGCCGGATGGAGTGAGCTTCGACTCCTATCACATCACGACTAAGCCCCCTTTCGGCAAAGAGAAGGCGACGGTAATAGCGGTGGCTAAGGTATTGGGCGATAAGCAGTATAAAACGGCCAAGATGGCTTATTACAAACACATTCATGACGATAAGAAAAAGTTTAGCTCTGCCGAAGATGCGATCTCCTTTGGTTTGAAAGCCGCGAAGATAGATAGTGTGACTTTCTCTGCCCACAAGGATACATCAGAGGTGAAAGCGCTACTGACTCAATGGGATCAGGGAGTGGCCGTGGCTAAGGTGAGAGGCATTCCGGCTATCGTGGTTAATGGTAAGTATTTAATCAACACAAAAACTATCACCAGCATGACAATGCTCGATGAGTTGACTGCTGAACTGTTGGAGAAATAGGTCCTGTTATGAATGCTATTTCACAAGGTTGGCAGGACCTTAAAACTGCACCAGTTAGCACACTACAGCAATGGCAAGAGCAACGTTGGATATGGCTCCTGATGAGTGGCGCAGCCGCATTTCTAATCGGCTCGGCGATGGGATATTTCCAGTGGTTCCTGGAGATGGACCCATGTGAGATATGTGTCTACATTCGATTCAGCCAGTTCTGCATCCTCTTTGCTGGTCTGGTCATAGCCATAAACCCTAATCAAGTATTACTTAAAGTCCTGGGCCTGACACTGGCCTGGTATGGCGTCGTGCAAGGCATGATGTGGTCGATTGACCTGTCTATGCTGCACGATGCATCACATGCGATGGATGATGTGATGGCGGGTGGTGGAGACCTCTTTGCCGCAGGCGGCGGTGGAGGTGCTTGCTCTACAGAACCAACATTCCCACTGGGCTTACCTCTGCATGAGTGGTTCCCCTATGAATTTCAACCATCGGGTATCTGCGGTGAAGATGATTGGAGTTTATTGGGACTCAATATGGCGCAGTATTGCATCATCGCCTACTCGGTCTTTGGTATCGCACTCAGCGCCGTGACGTTTGGCTGGATCTCCAGGCTCACTCAAGGGCATTCGAGCGTTAAGGCTCACTAACCTCGATTCTTCAATAGAAGCATCGAGTTAATTTATAAAAATAACCTCAAGGTATTGAAAATGAAGTACTTGCGTAATGTGATAGCGCTGAGTTTGCTTGCGGCTGCGCCGGCCTCACAGGCTGGAATGCTGGCGGTTGAAGCGGGAGTGATGGACTGGAGCCAACAGGCTGAAGATTATTTTGGTGAGGGCAAGAGCGAGAACAGCTTTATACAGATGAAAGGCGCCACGGGAAGTGCATTTGGCGACCTGTATGCACACGTGAAGCTGGAAGATATCGAAGATTCCGCGGCTATAGGATCTGAGATCAATATCGTCGGTCAGATCAATATGGGAGACAGTGATTTTAATTGGTATGGCCAGGTATTCAATAAGCAGAAACCCGTCTGGTCCGAGACCAATACCACCTTAGGAGTGAGCTGGGACAAGCAGTTCGATAACGGTTTGTATGCTCAGCTGGCGCTGGCAGGCCACATAGTCACTGCGGACTATAAGCACTTCAACTCCGACTTCAAGGGGGGATTCAACGGGGGGTATTTTATCTACACCCTGATGAAGGACTTCGATATCGGTGATCAGAATTTTTCCTTTGTCTGGTGGCAGGAGCACTTTTTTGGCCGGGATGACCTCTATTTGAAGCTCTCCGGTGATGGCAAAGATTTTGGTTTTAATGGTTCGGCTATCTTGCGTTGGCATTTTCATGAGCAGATCTCCGCAGCCCTGACCTACCGCTATGCAGAAAACAATATGGGGAAAGAGGGTTTTCATGACGGCGTGTTCTATTCATTGCAATACAACTTTTAATTATCTCGGTAGCCATCGAGAGGGAGAATGATAATGAAAAAATCTATTTTGGTCGCAGCGTTAAGTATTGGATTAATGGGACTCGGCGCTCAGCCTGTCTTTGCCGGTGATGATTGGGCGGATAAATATCTGACTTCGGTCAATACCCAGGGAGAGTTGGGTATCGTTAAGGTTAACCCCTATGATTTCGCTCCGTTGACGGCGCTTATCGATCTTAACGGTTTTGAGATCAGTGATGTTCATGTGCGTGTAGAGCCTAAAAAAGGCGGCGTTGCTATCGACTATCCGGTGACTAAGGAGGGCGTCACGACCCATAACGGTATCCCGGTGTTTGGCTTATATCCGGACTTTGAAAATACCGTAAGCGTCGAATATGTGAAAAATGGTAAGAAGATCAGTGAGAAATATAAGATTAAAACTGGTCCCTTAAAGCCTTTACTGTTCGATGGCCAGGTTAGAACCTTCCCGGAGGTAAAGCCGGTTACCGTGGATAAGAAGTTTAAAGATCGTCTATACATGGTCAATCACTTAGGTGCCGATGAAAACACCGTAGGCTGGGATAACTACCCGGTAGTTTTTGTGACCGACACTAAGGGTGAAGTGCGCTGGTTTATGGATTGGGACGCCGTTTACGATCAAGAAAATGATCCCGGTATCGCCATGGGCTTTCATCAGGCTGATAATGGCGACCTTTATTGGGGATTTGAAAGCTATTATGCCCGCTACGATCTCTTAGGTCGTAAAGTGTTTAAGCGTGATATTCCGCGAGGCTTCAATGGCTTTAGTCATGCTATGAAAGAGATGCCAAATGGCAACTACCTGCTTCGTGTCGCGAAAGAGGATTACCTGCGTAAAGATGGCAAGCGGATCGATACCGTGCGCGATCATATCATCGAAGTCGACCGCAACGGTAAGGTTGTAGAGGTCTGGGACCTGAACAAGATTTTCGACAACATGCGGGACGATCTGCTTAAAGGCTTAGATGCCGGAGCCGTATGCCTGAATGTCGATGAATCTCATGCCGGAGAGACAGCAAAACTGGAGCCAGATGCACCATTCGGTGATCTGCCAGGCGTGGCGGCCGGACGTAACTGGGCACACGTGAACTCAATCGATTATGACGAGAAAGATGATTCGATTATTTTGTCACTGCGCCATCAGGGAACGATGAAGGTCGGTCGAGATCATGAAGTTAAGTGGATTCTGGCTGCCAATAAAGGTTGGGGAGATCTCTCTGACAAGGTGCTAACTCCGGTGAACGCCAAAGGCAAACCACTTAAGTGTAATAACAATACCGGTGAGTGTGAGACAAACTTTGACTTCCCATGGACGCAACACACCTCTTGGTTGACCAGTCGCGGCACCTTAGTGTCATTTGATAACGGTGATGGTCGCAACTTCGAACAGCCGGCGATGCCTACGATGAAGTACAGCCGTGGTGTCGAGTACAAGATCGACGAAGAGAAGATGACGGTTCAGCAAACCTTCGAATATGGTAAAGAGCGTGGATATGAGTGGTATTCACCTATCACTTCAAACATAGAATGGCGTGAAGATAAAGACACCTTCTTCATGTACTCGGCATCGGCGGGTCTGTTTACGGGCGAGCCCGGTAAGCACTTTATTAATGAGGTCACCGAGAAGGGCAAGGTAAAAGTTGAGATGACCATCAACTCTATGGCTAAGACAGAACCTAGCTATCGCGCCCTGATCATCGATCCTAATATCATGTTCTAACAGGTAAGATGCTATAAACTTATCAAGCCTCTGCTATGGCAGAGGCTTGATGCTATCTTTATCCGAATATTTGCCGGATGACTAAGTTAGTCATTCTTAAGTGTCTATTATCATATCGCCGATTATTAAGTGCTTGCTAATTTACCGAAAGCCCAAGCAGGCGATGAACCCTTAAGAATTAATGATGGTATTACGTGAATTTATGACACTGCAAATAGCTTTTTAGGAATAATTCTAAACAGAAATAAAAGCTGTTGAAATGAATATGTTTTAGTTTCCATTGTTTTTATAGAGTGAGTGATATTGTGGCGGAGCCTTTATAACATATGACTGTTATTATATCTTTACTATTACCATATTTTAATTGTTATTAATATTTGCATTGGTAAGGTTTGTGTGCGCAATCAATTCAGAGTTGGTACTTGCTGATTCTATTTTATAACTAATATATAACTTGCGAACATAGATATTGGTTGGATAGATAATTAAAGCCCAAAATTACCCTCAATAACCTAGCTGTCTCGTCCTCCTTCAATGTCTAAGTTATTGTGTTTTATGTGTTAATCACCACCTCTTTAGGGGGCGTCCTCTTGTATTCGTTGCTAGTTATTAGGAATTATGAAAGGTGTAACAGTTTGTATCCTTGTTGTTGGTGTTTGTAAGCTTACCTAATAGTGAGATTAGGTTTAATCTTTAGTTGCAGATGTATATGTGTGATTGATGCAACGGAAAGAAATATTATTTATTGGTAGATTTAACCCTCATTTATTCATGGATGTCTTTTAATGCGAAAGGAACTCTCTAGGTTAGATTATTTCACTCTTAAAGTGCTCATCGGTTTATTTGAGTTTAAGAGTTGCAGTGTCGTGGCTGAGAAACTAAATACAACTCAGCCTAAAGTCAGCCGCGCCTTGAGCTGTCTCCGTGAAGTGATCCAGAATGAATTATTTGTGCGTCAGCAGTATGGCTTACAGCCAAATTCGATGGCCGAAAAAATCTATCCCCTGGCTAAATCGATAGTCGCTACACTGGAAGAGATAGACCTTGTGGCTATGAGTGAACCGGATACGAGACGTGTCGTAAATGTCGCGGTTCAGGAGCATATGTCTGCATTTTTTTTGGAGGCAATATCGGAAGCCAGCGTTCATTTGAACCAGGAAGTAGTCGTCAATGTTCAGTCCTGGTGTGACAATGTTTCCCAGCTGATTGCTCAGGGCAAGCTTGACTATGCGATTACAGTCAATTCAACTTACCACGAGATGATAGAAAACCTCGAACTGGGGGAGGTGCGTTATCGGTTCGTCGTCGCCAAGAAAGGTCATCCCATTTTTCGAAAGCCCCTGAGCTACTCAGGGCTTATCGAGAATCGACTGGTTTTCATCAATTACTGCCAAGTGGGCTCGAAGCCTAACTGGTTCGAATCCAGTGTGAAGCTGCGGGGTGAGGAATTAAAGCTAACCTTAAAGACCTCTAGTCTCAACATGGCGCTGGATCATATCGTTAAATCCGATGATGTGTGTTGTACTGCATCCATTTTTGCCTATCAAAATTTTAAGAATCGTGATGATACTGACTTTTTCGATGCCACAGACTTCAGTCATGTTGAGTTAGCTAAGGCTAAAAAAGAGTTGGCGCCGGCAGAGCATCAAAAAGATTATTATTACCTGCAATATCATCATTCTAATGAGCATGAATTTACTCATCTTTTGTCGGAAATAATGAAGCGTAAACTTGACTTGATGCAAGACGAATATGAACAAGCTAAATCACTCGTCGCGAGCTAACGTCGGGCCGTCGAACCTGGCTAGATGAAAGGTGCCTGATACCGGCGAGTCTAACTTGCTATTTAATCGCTAGGGACGAGTGTCATAGCTGTGTTTAACTCGAGTCAGTATGTTTTGTGTCGATATTTGTCAAAATACTGAGTACTTGTTCACTCACTATTGATGCCCAAGTACAGATGGCTAAGTATTTGAGCCCCAGTATTAATAATGCCAAGTATCAGTGCAGTGCGGTGTTGACTAAGTCTTGAATTTGAGTCGATAACCATTGCAGATTAGGATCTGCTTTGGCTTTATTGTAAACCAGATATAAAGTTGGCACTTTGATTTGCATATAGAGTCGCTCTGACTCGACATCTGAAATCCGACAAGCATGCAGGTTATGGGTACTGTTTATCATGTTATATATCGAACTGTAGGGGAGCAAGGCAACGGCTTGGGTCGATCTCAGGTATTCAAATATGCCGGATAGACTGCTGAGATCCATCTCTGTGTTAAGTTGGATGTTGTTTGCATCGCAATACGCTTGAAATGGACTCCTTTTTTGTTTGGTGTCATCAACATTCACGTTAACAAACGGATACGCTGCAATAGATTCTAAGGTGATCTCTTGCTTGAGTATTGGATGTTCATGGTGACAGATGAGAAAGAGTTTATTCAGTTTTTTTAATGGTATGGCTTCGAGATTCTCATCAATATTCTTGATGTCATCAATAATATTACAGCAGCAGAGGCCTATATCAATTTCACCGGTGACGATACTATCTATTGATTTTCTTGTGCAGGTTGAGATATTAAAGCTCATATCTTTTCCTGCATTCCTAATAGAGGTTAATAGTACCTTTGGGAATGTGTAGGAGATAAGGTCTGGTGAGGCTATTTCAAAATGGTGAGCTAGTTCGACACTATTTTCACAGTGTAGCTTTTGCAAGCTTTTCGAACATTCTACAATTTCCTTCGCAATTGGATAAATTTTTCCTGCGAATTCATTCGGTACCAAGCCATATTTTTTTCTGATAAATAGCTCATTACCAAAGAGCTCTCTGGCATGCTTGAGGCATCGACTAATTTTCGGTGCGGGAATGTTTAACTTGTGAGATACAGAAGTTGCCGATTTACTCTCATAGAGATTAACCAGTATATTTAAACTCAATAAATCCAAGTCACTAAAAGTTATATCCCTCATTATTAATGCCTCTTTTAAATGATGTTTGCTTTTCCATAATAACTAATTTGAATTTTATTATATCATTTTATTCAAGTTGCTTTGTAAAACTGTTTGTTAAGTCACTAATTTGGTTATTCACATATTCGATACTAAATATATCAATATTGAATGACTGGAAGAATATTGGTTTTAAATTTGAAATTTTTCTTGTTTTTGTAACCAATTGTTTTTAAGGCCTATAGTTGCACTCGCCGCTGCCTGTTGCCAGCTTTGGTTGTATTTGTTTCAAACTCGTTTCTTGATTTTTGGCGCTCTAGCTTGATGTTTTGTGAAATTTCAAATGCTGAAATATACAAATTCAGCATTTGAAATTGTTTTCTTGTTAATTGTTGAATTTGGTAGTTTAAGCTGGCCTTGATGTTTAAATATGAAAATAACAATAAATTTGATTGTTTGATTTAAATCAAGGTTTTAATTGTGGTCAATACGAATACTAGCTGTGCGTTAAAAATGAAATCAAATAATTAAACTGTAGTTTTGGAGGCGTTTATGAATGCATCAGTAATTTTTAGCTATGCTTTTATGTACTTTGTATTATTCCTTGTGGTGCCATTTGTTCTAGTGACATTCACCATGACCTGTATAAAGTTTTTTAAACCAAACGATACGGAATCCGTAGGAGCTAAAATAAAGTTTAGCCGTCACCCAATGGAACCTAAGTCGGTTGGGTTTATTAATAAGTTGAATACGATCGTTAAAGATAAATACAATGTTTTATATGGAACCTGTCTCGATAGCATACTGGATATTGACAAAGCGGAAACGCCTGACGATGTCCACTCCTATTTGAGAGGATGTCATCTGGATTATGTCCTGGTCGACAGTGAATCATCATCGGTAAAACTGGTGATCACCGACCCTGAGCATAACTCACCCGAGCAATCTGAATTTATCGATAATTCATTAGCAGAAGTCGGGGTTAAGGTCATTCACCTCGCCAAGAATCAAAAGTGGGATGAAAGTCTTATCAGAAACGGCTTGGCCGCATAGCACTAATTGAGTGCTGTAGCATAGACTGCGGCACCGCCTTTCCTAATTTCTTAGAAATCTGTATCACTCGTTATGTGAGGACTCCTTATGTCCAAAATTGATAGATTCGTCACTCCGCTACTGGCTTCAATACTCATGTTGGTGCTGGGATCCTTCTCTCCTGCAGCGACTGCTGGGAAAGTGGAGTTAAAAATAAACCAGAATAAACAATGCATCATGTGCCATAAGCGCAACGGAAAAATGTTTGGACTTCATGCTAATGATGCATTGGATCTAACCTGCCAAAATTGCCATGGTGAAAAGGCTGGTCATCCGAGGAAAGCATCCGAGCTAATCGGATTTAGTGCTAAATCTGTCGCCGAACCTGCCGTTCAAACTGCCGCATGTCTTCAATGCCATGATGTTGAAACGCTGAGTCAGGCCGATTGGACCCACGATGTGCATTCCAACAAGGTTAATTGTGCCAGTTGCCATCAGTTACACCCTGAAGTCGATCCTATCATAGGCGTGACAGCGCTTGATCGTAGCGAATTGTGCAGCGGCTGCCATAGTGCCAAATAACCAGGAGGATACCCAATGAAAAACTCAAGAAGACTCTTCCTTAAGAGCGCGTGTGCCGTTGTCGTTGCCGCATCGGGTTATACGATTGCTAAGAGTTCCACTGAGTCTGTGGAAATTGACGGAAAAAAATATGCCCTGGTGCATGATGAAACGAAATGTATTGGCTGTGATGCCTGCTCCATCGCCTGCCGGGAAGTTAACCAGGTCCCCGAGGGTGTCAGTCGCTTAAAGATTGAGCGTGAAGGGCCCTATGGTGAATATCCGGATCAATATTTTCGCTTTACGCGTAAATCTTGCCAGCAATGTGAAGATACACCATGCGTCAAAGTTTGCCCCACCGGGGCCGCTTATAAAGACCCGGAAACGGGCATCGTCAGTGTCGATTCTTGGAAGTGTGTCGGTTGTCAGTATTGTATCGCTGCCTGCCCCTATCAGGTGCGTTTCATTAATCCTGTTACCCACGCCGCCGATAAATGTGATTTCTGCAAAGAGACGCGCTTAAAAGAGGGGAAGCAGCCCGCATGTGTGTCAGCATGTCCGACCCAGGCACTTACCTTCGGCGATCTGAAAGATCCCGAGTCAAATATAGTCAAAGTACTTAAGTCGGCTCCCAATTATCGCAGTAAGACTGAGCTTGGTACCCGGCCTAAGGTGTTCCGTATTGCATCAAGAGAGGGAGAGGTAACGCTATGAGTCCATTTCACTTTGACGGCCTTGTCTGGCATTGGCCAATTGCCATCTATCTGTTTTTGGCTGGAGTCTCCGCCGGAGCTATAACTTTTGCCATATTACTTAAGCATTTTAAGCTGGGTAATAACGCCTATAAATCCGGTTTCATTCAGGCCGCTTGTCTCATCGCTCCCTTATCAGTCTTCGCTGGGCTGGGTATCTTGGTGCTGGATCTCACCAAGCCATTCGATTTTTGGAAGATCTTGGTTTTTTACAATGGGACTTCAGTGATGTCTGTCGGCGTTGCCGTACTGATGATCTATCAACTGATCCTCTTTGCCTGGCTAATCTGTGTATTTAAAGAGCCAGTATTGAATTGGTGTCATGGTCGCTGGCCTCTGGTTAACCGGTTATTGAGTGCTTTGGCTAAGCATGAGCCGAGCATTACCGGTTTTTTGACTATTCTCGCGCTTTCTCTGGGGGCTTATACTGGCTTCCTGCTCTCTGCGCTGACCACCTATCCAATGCTGAACAATCCGGTATTGCCCTTACTCTTCTTGATCTCCGGACTTTCTTCGGGTGCCGCAGGTACCCTGCTAGGTGGTGTATTGCTTAAGGGTAACCCTGACGGTAAAGAGGTGCACTTCATACATAACATAGAGATCCCGATCATCTTAGTGGAGCTGGTGCTGCTGTTTACTTTCTTCATTGGACTCATCATCTCGGGGGGCCAAAGTAAAATCGCTGCCCTGACTGCTATAGGTGAAGGTTTTTGGGGCTGGGTATTCTGGGGAGGCATAATCATTGTGGGCCTAAGCTTACCACTGGCATTCAATCTCTTCATGAAGGCCTCTTCGAAGCGTAAATTCTCCTATGTGGCTATTACCGCCAGTTGTAGCCTGATTGGGGTATTTCTTCTGCGTAATTTCATTCTGTATACCGGACAGATGACTGTTGCTTAACTATCTAATTGGGAGTTCACCATGTTTAAAGCCTTAGGGTTATCAATATTAATAAGTTTTTCTGGAGCTGTATTTGCGGGGGGAATTGCCGATTCTCATGCCGAAATGTCAGGCTGTGAATCCTGCCATGAGGACGGGGCCCCCTCGGACGATGGGGCTTTTGAAAATGAAGCTTGTGCCTCTTGCCACGGGCCCTTGAAGGAATTTGATAGTGATGTTCATAATAAACATGAAGGCGCCTTGTTGTGTAATGACTGCCATGTGGTGCATGAGGAGGCATTGGCTAAGGATTCCTGCGACAATTGTCACTAATTTGTTTAATGGTTTGCCACCCGCTAGTTTGGGGTGGCTTTTCTTTCTAGATTTTTAAGCCTATCGCCCTCTTCACCAGAATTTTTAGATTGATGATTTTTCTTATCCCTGATTGTCTATCCACTCACTCAGAACTACATGGGTTTTGATCTTGATGATATCTGTCTGCGCATCAATATATTCTCGAATTTCATGTAATCTTTTCATCGAGTTCCCCTGTACATAGGCAAGTAGACCCATGTCGAATTAATTTCTTACAAATGCTTCACCTATGAACTATTGGTTGGAGCTATCCTTTTGAAAGTTATTTTTTTGAAGCTAATATTTGAAGGGAGCTCTGATGAAATTAATTAAAGGGATTTTATTTACGCTATTCGTGCTCTTCTTGAGCTCTGCATCATGGGCTCGTCAGGCTCTAACCTATGACATATATCATCTTGCAGTTCAGTCCGAATCTCGCTTAGATAGGGATATTAAAAGGGATGCGACCCGACACCCCTGAGAGGTGTTGGCTTTCTTTGAGATTGAGCAAGGGCAAACTGTCTTAGATCTCTTCTCCGGAGGTGGCTATTACTCCGAACTTCTCTCTTATGTTGTCGGAGGAGAAGGGGAAGTTATTGCTCACAATAATCAGGCTTACCTTCCTTTTGCGAAAGAAGATCTCGATGAACGCAGTTATGCCACTAGGCTGCCGAATGTCACTCCCTTGTTAAGCGAGGCTAATGATCTGAATTTTGCGGCAGATTCTCTCGACAGAGTTTTTTATATTCTGGGGTTTCATGATATCTATTACCGTGATGAAACCTGGCCCGAGATTGATGATGACAAACTGGTTGCCAATCTATTTCATAGTCTTAAGCCGGGCGGAATTATTGCGGTAATCGATCATGATGCCGTTTCCGGTGCAGGGAAAGAGACGGCACAGGAGTTTCATCGATTATCATCAGAGCATGTCATTAGCAAGATGACTCAGGCAGGGTTTGTATTAACCGATAGCGCCGGTCTTCTTAAGAATGATGCAGACCCACTTACCATCTCAGTGTTCGATAAGGCAATCAGAGGGAAGACGAGCCGCTATATGTTGAAGTTTACAAAACCGCAGACAAACTAAGTGTAACTGGTGGTCAGATTGGACAGGGGCAGGTTAACCGCGTCGTTAAGTTGTGAATAATCAGCGCTGGCTCTCTATGGCCAGGTTACGCATCTGGATCAGTTCGCTGTGTTTCAGGTGAAGCAGAGCCGATGTGCGGCGAATTATCTGATTTTCATAGCGACATAACTGGCCATCGGCGTAGGCGAGTTTCCACATGGCGAGGATCAGTTTTTGTTTCTGTTCAATACTACATTGCTGATTGATCTCATGGGTGAATTCATAGAGTGAAATCGAGTTCCCCTGTATCTTCTTCGCTTCATCTACCAACTCTTCTGCCTCGGCTTGAGTCAATGACAGCGCAGAAGTTAAAAGTGTAGGCAGAAGTTTAGCTTCCTCCGTAGACAAG
This window harbors:
- a CDS encoding TerB family tellurite resistance protein, which translates into the protein MIAKLKKFLSSHSQAVTPEEQARQLNLAAVSLLLEVVFADETLSTEEAKLLPTLLTSALSLTQAEAEELVDEAKKIQGNSISLYEFTHEINQQCSIEQKQKLILAMWKLAYADGQLCRYENQIIRRTSALLHLKHSELIQMRNLAIESQR